A section of the Ruania halotolerans genome encodes:
- a CDS encoding DUF5615 family PIN-like protein, producing MRGDATDHELWAYALGHDAILITKDDDFSTMAFLSDRAPVLLWIRVGNTRRRALLAWFEPLIDEIVRLIEDRQRLIELR from the coding sequence CGATCACGAGCTCTGGGCGTACGCCCTAGGTCACGACGCCATTCTCATCACCAAGGATGACGACTTCTCCACCATGGCGTTCCTATCCGATCGTGCGCCGGTCCTGCTGTGGATCCGGGTGGGCAACACGCGCCGACGAGCCTTGCTCGCGTGGTTCGAGCCCCTCATCGACGAGATCGTTCGCCTGATTGAAGACAGGCAGCGCCTGATCGAGCTCCGCTGA